The Streptomyces cynarae genome contains a region encoding:
- a CDS encoding glycosyltransferase family 2 protein: protein MSQPQQEQGPRIAVAVVTMGNRPAEVDALLRSVAKQDLAPSRIVIIGNGCPLPEFAERLDLPGEVTCIETDENLGCPGGRNVALARLREFGDVDVVVELDDDGLLVDADVLRRVRDLYAADPRLGIVGFRIADEHGETQQRHVPRVGAADPMRGGEVTGFLGGGHALSMAMLAETGDWPAEFFFAHEETDLAWRAADAGWTILYAPELLLQHPKTSPARHAVYYRVTARNRVWLVRRRLPLPLIPVHLGVWIAVTLLRTRSVGGLKAWFGGFVEGLRTSGGARRPMRWRTVWRLTRLGRPPVI from the coding sequence GTGTCGCAGCCGCAGCAGGAGCAGGGGCCCAGGATCGCCGTCGCCGTCGTGACCATGGGCAACCGGCCCGCCGAGGTCGACGCGCTCCTCAGGTCCGTCGCCAAGCAGGACCTCGCCCCCTCCCGCATCGTGATCATCGGCAACGGCTGCCCGCTGCCCGAGTTCGCCGAGCGCCTGGACCTCCCCGGCGAGGTCACCTGCATCGAGACCGACGAGAACCTCGGCTGCCCCGGCGGCCGCAACGTGGCCCTCGCCCGGCTGCGGGAGTTCGGGGACGTCGACGTCGTGGTGGAACTCGACGACGACGGGCTGCTCGTGGACGCCGACGTGCTGCGCCGCGTACGGGACCTGTACGCCGCCGACCCCCGGCTCGGCATCGTCGGTTTCCGCATCGCCGACGAGCACGGCGAGACCCAGCAGCGGCACGTGCCCCGGGTCGGGGCCGCCGACCCGATGCGCGGCGGGGAGGTGACCGGCTTCCTCGGCGGCGGGCACGCGCTGTCCATGGCCATGCTCGCCGAGACCGGCGACTGGCCCGCGGAGTTCTTCTTCGCGCACGAGGAGACCGACCTGGCCTGGCGGGCCGCCGACGCCGGGTGGACCATCCTGTACGCGCCGGAGCTGCTGCTCCAGCACCCGAAGACCTCGCCCGCCCGGCACGCCGTCTACTACCGCGTCACGGCCCGCAACCGCGTCTGGCTCGTACGGCGGCGGCTGCCGCTTCCCCTCATCCCGGTCCACCTCGGGGTGTGGATCGCCGTCACCCTCCTGCGCACCCGGTCGGTCGGCGGGCTGAAGGCCTGGTTCGGCGGGTTCGTGGAGGGGCTGCGGACCTCCGGCGGCGCACGGCGGCCCATGCGCTGGCGCACGGTGTGGCGGCTCACCAGGCTCGGCCGGCCGCCGGTCATCTGA
- a CDS encoding AfsR/SARP family transcriptional regulator: MRDGLRFGLLGPPVVYGADGEVRTIGSGKVRALLVALLLEPGRVVSVEALKDALWGGAPPMSAQASLQNHVTRLRRLLGDDGPERLRAVSPGYLLRVDEGELDVRVFEEHLIAARAAHAARDWEGALREASAALALWRGTPLSGLPHETGAHALVQRLQEARLLVLEWRYDAELQLGGARFGSLVPELAALVAEHPLREGFHRLLMLALHRTGRPAEALAVHRDLRARLIEELGVEPGAAVREAHLEILREGQAGSGEGTGEDGPRADDPYADHDPGPDRAKAPRPAQLPPAPAHFTGREAVREDLLRFLAAERDAPGVAVVSGMAGVGKSALALHVAHGLRERFPDGQLYVNLHGATPGMTPLGPEQALAALLRDLGAESHRIPEHPDAAASLLRSLLAPTRTLMVLDDAAHAAQVRPLLPGGPGCAVIVTSRSPLTALDGVHRVPLAPLSDEDSAALLRAVSGRDGLHAGHPLVELAGRLPLALRIVAARLAARRALTPDMLAGQLAATEGRLHHLEYDDLSVRRSLAVAHDALRASDREADRDAARALARIGALDLPGYGASLLARLLGTDERRAEAALDRLVDVALLEETAYGRYAPHDLVRDFAHETVAREQGVEPERSGTEIALRWYAAMATRALDALVEPGTERTDRRRATPSQPRTHTADVASVPAFGSAEAAADWIVLELENIVALVERHADTSARVPLLVRMIASPLQRRGRVAESEALVRAALRGARGLGDAPAEAYALLDMAGVQFLKGRGNDALALLDEALEIWRRLGDLSCLCRGLNNRGLLLGVLGRYEESGEALRQCLEYARVLNDPMQEAITYSNLGNLYEHTDPRGAIGHHRRSLEIGERIGDVIVRHSAHCNIGFAHLALGEPDAAVPHFEESLRILGGHGHWQGESQTRLGLVRALRERGDAGRAAHECDVLLCRAARRGDRYTEGLARHQRGLLRRAEGDAEDARRQWEAALSALEGTDSPVAGELRELLAEG, translated from the coding sequence ATGCGGGACGGGCTGCGGTTCGGACTGCTGGGTCCGCCCGTCGTGTACGGCGCCGACGGCGAGGTGCGCACGATCGGCAGTGGCAAGGTGCGCGCCCTGCTGGTCGCGCTGCTGCTGGAGCCCGGCCGGGTCGTCTCGGTCGAGGCCCTGAAGGACGCGCTGTGGGGCGGTGCGCCGCCGATGTCCGCGCAGGCGTCTCTGCAGAACCATGTAACCCGGCTGCGCCGCCTGCTCGGCGACGACGGCCCGGAGCGGCTGCGCGCCGTGTCGCCCGGCTATCTGCTGCGCGTCGACGAGGGCGAGCTGGACGTTCGCGTCTTCGAGGAGCACCTGATCGCGGCCCGCGCCGCGCACGCCGCCCGGGACTGGGAGGGCGCCCTGCGCGAGGCGTCCGCCGCGCTCGCGCTGTGGCGCGGCACCCCGCTCAGCGGGCTGCCTCACGAGACGGGGGCGCATGCGCTGGTGCAGCGGCTCCAGGAGGCGCGGCTGCTCGTCCTGGAGTGGCGGTACGACGCGGAACTGCAGCTCGGCGGGGCGCGGTTCGGGAGCCTCGTGCCGGAGCTGGCCGCGCTGGTCGCCGAGCATCCGCTGCGGGAGGGGTTCCACCGGCTGCTGATGCTGGCCCTGCACCGCACCGGCCGCCCGGCGGAGGCCCTGGCCGTCCACCGCGACCTGCGGGCGCGTCTCATCGAGGAACTCGGCGTCGAGCCCGGCGCTGCGGTGCGCGAGGCGCATCTGGAGATCCTCCGGGAGGGGCAGGCCGGGAGCGGCGAGGGGACGGGAGAGGACGGTCCGCGGGCGGACGACCCGTACGCCGACCACGACCCGGGCCCCGACCGTGCGAAAGCACCCAGGCCCGCCCAACTCCCGCCTGCCCCCGCACACTTCACCGGCCGCGAAGCCGTCCGCGAAGACCTGCTGCGCTTCCTCGCCGCCGAACGCGACGCGCCCGGCGTCGCCGTGGTCAGCGGTATGGCCGGGGTCGGCAAGAGCGCGCTCGCCCTGCATGTGGCGCATGGACTGCGGGAACGTTTCCCCGACGGTCAGCTCTACGTCAATCTGCACGGCGCCACCCCCGGTATGACCCCGCTCGGCCCCGAGCAGGCGCTCGCCGCCCTGCTGCGCGACCTCGGCGCCGAGTCGCACCGCATCCCCGAACACCCCGACGCCGCCGCCTCGTTGCTCCGCTCGCTGCTCGCCCCGACCCGCACCCTGATGGTGCTGGACGACGCGGCGCACGCAGCACAGGTGCGTCCGCTGCTGCCCGGCGGCCCGGGCTGCGCGGTGATCGTGACCAGCCGTTCCCCGCTCACCGCGCTCGACGGCGTGCACCGGGTCCCGCTCGCCCCGCTCAGCGACGAGGACAGCGCGGCCCTGCTGCGCGCGGTCTCCGGCCGGGACGGGCTGCACGCCGGGCACCCGCTCGTCGAACTCGCCGGCCGGCTCCCGCTCGCCCTGCGCATCGTGGCGGCGCGGCTCGCCGCCCGTCGCGCCCTCACCCCTGACATGCTGGCCGGTCAACTCGCCGCCACCGAAGGGCGGCTGCACCATCTGGAGTACGACGACCTGAGCGTGCGCCGGTCGCTCGCCGTCGCGCACGACGCGCTGCGCGCCTCCGACCGCGAGGCCGACCGGGACGCGGCACGGGCCCTCGCCCGGATCGGCGCCCTGGACCTGCCCGGCTACGGCGCGTCCCTCCTCGCCCGCCTCCTCGGCACGGACGAACGCCGCGCCGAGGCCGCCCTCGACCGCCTGGTCGACGTCGCCCTGCTGGAGGAGACCGCCTACGGCCGCTACGCGCCGCACGACCTCGTCCGGGACTTCGCCCATGAGACGGTGGCGCGCGAACAGGGCGTCGAGCCGGAGCGCTCCGGCACCGAGATCGCCCTGCGCTGGTACGCCGCGATGGCCACGCGCGCCCTCGACGCGCTGGTCGAGCCGGGCACCGAGCGCACGGACCGGCGCCGGGCGACCCCCTCACAGCCCCGGACGCACACTGCGGACGTGGCGTCCGTGCCCGCCTTCGGCTCCGCCGAGGCCGCCGCCGACTGGATCGTCCTCGAACTGGAGAACATCGTCGCGCTCGTGGAACGTCACGCGGACACCTCCGCCCGTGTGCCCCTGCTCGTCCGCATGATCGCCTCCCCGCTCCAGCGCCGCGGCCGCGTCGCCGAGTCGGAGGCGCTCGTACGCGCCGCCCTGCGTGGGGCGCGGGGCCTCGGGGACGCGCCGGCGGAGGCGTACGCGCTGCTGGACATGGCCGGGGTGCAGTTCCTGAAGGGCCGGGGCAACGACGCGCTCGCCCTGCTGGACGAGGCGCTGGAGATCTGGCGGCGGCTCGGCGATCTCTCCTGCCTGTGCCGTGGCCTGAACAACCGGGGACTGCTGCTGGGGGTCCTCGGGCGGTACGAGGAGTCCGGTGAGGCGCTCAGGCAGTGCCTGGAGTACGCACGTGTGCTCAACGACCCGATGCAGGAGGCCATCACCTACAGCAACCTCGGCAACCTGTACGAGCACACGGACCCGCGGGGCGCCATCGGCCACCACCGCCGCAGCCTGGAGATCGGCGAGCGGATCGGCGATGTGATCGTCCGTCACTCCGCGCACTGCAACATCGGCTTCGCCCATCTCGCGCTCGGCGAACCGGACGCCGCGGTGCCCCACTTCGAGGAGAGCCTGCGCATCCTCGGCGGGCACGGCCACTGGCAGGGCGAGTCCCAGACCCGGCTGGGCCTGGTGCGGGCGCTGCGCGAACGGGGGGACGCCGGGCGGGCCGCGCACGAGTGCGATGTGCTGCTGTGCCGCGCCGCCCGGCGCGGTGACCGCTACACCGAGGGGCTCGCCCGCCACCAGCGGGGCCTGCTGCGCCGGGCTGAGGGCGACGCCGAGGACGCCCGCCGGCAGTGGGAGGCGGCCCTTTCGGCCCTGGAGGGCACGGACAGTCCGGTGGCGGGGGAGCTGAGGGAACTGCTGGCGGAGGGGTGA
- a CDS encoding bifunctional 3'-5' exonuclease/DNA polymerase has protein sequence MTGRWALAPAGDGGVEVAALGPDGMLAGPVVREEDLAGAVRTRPEVTRWVWRSTADVQPRLLATGVRVDRCYDVEAAEALLLGHEGRLGEPRSAAAALARLRGGPVPPDPPPRSAEPGSQSSLFEPSPVHVPLKDLVEVYADQQRRHGTTTHPDRMRLLTAAESAGMLVAAEMHHAGLPWSADVHREVLHELLGERYAGGGEPRRLAELADEVSAAFGRRVRPDLPADVVKAFAQAGIKVRSTRRWEIQSVDHPAVKPLLEYKRLYRIWVAHGWSWLQDWVRDGRFRPEYLPGGTVTGRWVTNGGGALQIPKVIRRAVVADPGWRLVVADAAQMEPRVLAAISRDPAFMEVAGRDDDLYQSVSDRAFSGDRAQAKLAVLGAIYGQTSGDGLKNLAALRRRFPKAVAYVDDAARAGEEGRLVRTWLGRTSPPAAGASDDAAEEAGIPQEDTAPAPTDEPQQWMPGYASSIPRALDSARAGRYPHRARGRFARNFVVQGSAADWALLMLAALRRACAGLAAELVFFQHDEVIVHCPAKEAETVAAAIQEASDLAMRLTFGETPVRIPFTTAVVECYADAK, from the coding sequence ATGACCGGGCGCTGGGCTCTCGCTCCGGCCGGGGACGGTGGCGTGGAAGTCGCCGCCCTCGGCCCGGACGGGATGCTCGCCGGGCCCGTGGTCAGGGAGGAGGACCTCGCCGGGGCCGTGCGCACGCGGCCCGAGGTCACCCGGTGGGTGTGGCGGTCCACCGCCGACGTCCAGCCACGTCTGCTCGCCACGGGGGTGCGAGTCGACCGGTGCTACGACGTCGAGGCCGCCGAGGCCCTCCTCCTCGGCCACGAGGGACGCCTCGGCGAGCCCCGGTCGGCCGCCGCCGCGCTGGCCCGGCTGCGCGGCGGCCCCGTACCGCCCGATCCGCCGCCGCGCTCCGCCGAGCCCGGCTCGCAGTCCTCCCTGTTCGAGCCGAGCCCCGTCCACGTCCCCCTCAAGGACCTGGTCGAGGTCTACGCCGACCAGCAACGGCGGCACGGCACCACCACGCACCCGGACCGCATGCGGCTGCTCACCGCCGCCGAGTCGGCCGGCATGCTGGTGGCCGCCGAGATGCACCACGCCGGCCTGCCGTGGAGCGCGGACGTCCACCGCGAGGTGCTGCACGAGCTGCTCGGCGAGCGGTACGCGGGCGGGGGCGAGCCCCGGCGCCTCGCCGAGCTGGCCGACGAGGTGTCCGCCGCCTTCGGCCGCCGTGTCCGTCCCGACCTGCCCGCGGACGTCGTCAAGGCGTTCGCCCAGGCCGGGATCAAGGTGCGCTCCACCCGCCGCTGGGAGATCCAGTCCGTCGACCACCCCGCGGTGAAGCCGCTCCTCGAGTACAAGCGGCTGTACCGCATCTGGGTCGCCCACGGCTGGTCCTGGCTCCAGGACTGGGTGCGCGACGGCCGCTTCCGCCCCGAGTACCTGCCGGGCGGCACGGTCACCGGCCGCTGGGTCACCAACGGCGGGGGCGCCCTGCAGATCCCCAAGGTCATCCGGCGCGCCGTGGTCGCCGACCCGGGCTGGCGGCTGGTCGTGGCCGACGCCGCCCAGATGGAGCCGCGCGTCCTGGCCGCGATCTCCCGCGACCCGGCGTTCATGGAGGTCGCAGGTCGCGACGACGACCTCTACCAGTCGGTGTCGGACCGGGCGTTCTCCGGCGACCGCGCCCAGGCCAAGCTCGCCGTGCTCGGCGCGATCTACGGCCAGACGTCCGGCGACGGCCTGAAGAACCTCGCCGCGCTGCGCCGCCGCTTCCCGAAGGCCGTCGCCTACGTCGACGACGCGGCCCGCGCCGGTGAGGAGGGCCGGCTGGTGCGCACCTGGCTGGGGCGTACGTCGCCGCCGGCGGCCGGGGCGTCCGACGACGCTGCGGAGGAAGCGGGCATTCCGCAGGAGGACACGGCACCGGCCCCGACCGACGAACCCCAGCAGTGGATGCCGGGCTACGCCTCATCCATCCCCCGAGCTCTCGACTCCGCTCGAGCAGGGAGGTACCCCCACCGCGCCCGGGGCCGCTTCGCACGCAACTTCGTGGTGCAGGGCAGTGCCGCCGACTGGGCTCTGCTGATGCTCGCCGCGCTCCGCCGCGCCTGCGCGGGCCTCGCCGCCGAGCTGGTCTTCTTCCAGCACGACGAGGTGATCGTGCACTGCCCGGCGAAGGAGGCGGAGACGGTGGCCGCGGCCATCCAGGAGGCGTCGGACCTGGCGATGCGGCTGACGTTCGGCGAGACACCGGTACGGATCCCGTTCACGACGGCGGTGGTCGAGTGCTACGCGGACGCCAAGTGA
- a CDS encoding Clp protease N-terminal domain-containing protein: MTVNPYISANLRLDDLIDAIKKVHTDALEQLQDAVIAGEHLGDVADHLIGHFVDQARRSGASWTEIGKSMGVTRQAAQKRFVPKESADLDPSQGFSRYTPRARNVVMAAHNAAKEAGNAETVPAHLVLGLLSEPEALAAKAITAQGVSLDAVREAAAAALPAPAEDVPELVPYAPAAKKALELTFREALRLGHNYIGTEHILLALLELENGEGPLSGLGIDKPAAEENVRKELTEITDALKAREKKD, translated from the coding sequence ATGACGGTGAATCCCTACATCTCAGCGAACCTGCGTCTCGACGACCTCATCGACGCCATCAAGAAGGTCCACACCGACGCCCTGGAGCAGCTCCAGGACGCCGTGATCGCCGGGGAGCACCTCGGGGACGTGGCCGACCACCTGATCGGCCACTTCGTGGACCAGGCCCGGCGTTCGGGCGCCTCCTGGACCGAGATCGGCAAGAGCATGGGCGTCACCCGGCAGGCGGCCCAGAAGCGCTTCGTGCCCAAGGAGTCCGCGGACCTCGACCCCAGTCAGGGCTTCAGCCGCTACACCCCGCGCGCGCGGAACGTGGTCATGGCCGCGCACAACGCGGCGAAGGAAGCCGGCAACGCCGAAACCGTCCCCGCCCACCTGGTGCTGGGGCTCCTCAGCGAGCCGGAGGCGCTCGCCGCCAAGGCGATCACCGCGCAGGGCGTCTCCCTGGACGCGGTGCGCGAGGCGGCCGCCGCGGCACTCCCGGCCCCCGCCGAGGACGTCCCGGAACTCGTCCCCTACGCCCCCGCCGCGAAGAAGGCCCTGGAGCTGACGTTCCGCGAGGCCCTTCGCCTCGGCCACAACTACATCGGCACCGAGCACATCCTCCTCGCGCTGCTCGAGCTGGAGAACGGCGAGGGCCCGCTCAGCGGTCTCGGCATCGACAAGCCGGCGGCCGAGGAGAACGTCAGGAAGGAGCTGACCGAGATCACCGACGCCCTCAAGGCCCGTGAGAAGAAGGACTGA
- a CDS encoding DUF2786 domain-containing protein, with protein MSTPTTVDRALRAALYDDTDAGLDTGASLLAADSAADGELARRGQEFVAAAWRRGWQPADVVRLVRRELDEVHVRLVSQLILGEAGQRPAPTPRWAAQLKELDELDDEPQRGPDRFSHATAVLELYRLLLRLPALEPLDEPRPSAALRQPESRMLTRIRALLAKAEATGYPEEAEALSAKAQELMARHSIDEALLAARTHAGDAPGACRIGVDPPYETAKAVLLDAVAAANRCRAVWHDALGFSTVVGFEPDLEAVELLYTSLLVQATAAMTKAEAAQRKGGRKRTKTFRQSFLAAYAHRIGDRLRAAAEEAEGQVTGGEGELLPVLAARDVAVTDRMEEMFPDTVTTRLRGVSDAAGWEQGAAAADRAQVTGRPRLP; from the coding sequence GTGAGTACGCCGACCACCGTGGACCGCGCCCTGCGGGCAGCCCTCTACGACGACACCGACGCCGGCCTCGACACCGGTGCCTCGCTGCTCGCCGCCGACTCCGCGGCCGACGGGGAACTCGCCCGGCGCGGGCAGGAGTTCGTCGCGGCGGCCTGGCGGCGCGGCTGGCAGCCCGCCGACGTCGTGCGCCTCGTGCGCCGCGAACTGGACGAGGTGCACGTACGGCTCGTGTCCCAGCTGATCCTCGGCGAGGCGGGGCAGCGGCCCGCCCCCACGCCGCGCTGGGCCGCCCAGTTGAAGGAACTCGACGAACTCGACGATGAGCCTCAGCGCGGCCCCGACCGTTTCTCCCACGCCACCGCAGTCCTGGAGCTGTACCGCCTGCTGCTCCGCCTGCCCGCCCTCGAACCCCTCGACGAGCCTCGGCCCTCCGCCGCCCTGCGGCAGCCGGAGTCCCGCATGCTCACCCGTATCCGCGCCCTGCTCGCGAAGGCGGAGGCGACCGGATACCCGGAGGAGGCGGAGGCGCTCAGCGCCAAGGCACAGGAGCTGATGGCGCGGCACAGCATCGACGAGGCGCTGCTCGCGGCCCGTACGCACGCCGGGGATGCGCCCGGCGCCTGCCGCATAGGCGTCGATCCGCCGTACGAGACGGCCAAGGCGGTGCTCCTGGACGCCGTGGCCGCCGCGAACCGCTGTCGGGCCGTGTGGCACGACGCGCTCGGGTTCTCCACGGTCGTCGGATTCGAACCCGACCTCGAAGCCGTCGAACTCCTCTACACCTCGCTGCTGGTGCAGGCCACCGCAGCGATGACGAAGGCGGAGGCGGCGCAGCGCAAGGGCGGCCGGAAGCGCACGAAGACGTTCCGGCAGTCGTTCCTGGCCGCGTACGCGCACCGCATCGGCGACCGGCTCCGCGCCGCCGCCGAGGAGGCCGAGGGACAGGTGACCGGCGGGGAGGGCGAGTTGCTGCCGGTGCTCGCCGCCCGGGACGTCGCCGTCACGGACCGCATGGAAGAGATGTTCCCCGACACGGTCACCACCCGGCTGCGCGGCGTCAGTGACGCGGCCGGATGGGAGCAGGGGGCCGCGGCCGCCGACCGTGCCCAGGTCACGGGGCGGCCCCGGCTCCCCTGA
- a CDS encoding DUF4232 domain-containing protein — protein MSTITNQRSPMRALPVRLAVTAFVAALALTACDSSSNSGSAEKSGDSGKSKNTAECTLGIKVGPANAATTAGDTGNVPVTLTNDGSRPCAFDGFPGIELTGGDTGWKVPDQEGANPEKVTLQKGDTATFTITYVRGKADGADSATAKNVKITVPGAGDAHSYPWSYGEVALKGGKTPDASVSPIQVAGD, from the coding sequence ATGAGCACCATCACGAACCAGAGGAGCCCGATGCGCGCCCTTCCCGTCCGTCTCGCCGTCACCGCCTTCGTGGCGGCCCTGGCACTGACCGCCTGTGACAGCAGCAGCAACAGCGGCAGCGCCGAAAAGAGCGGCGACAGCGGCAAGAGCAAGAACACCGCCGAGTGCACCCTCGGCATCAAGGTCGGCCCCGCCAACGCCGCCACCACCGCCGGCGACACCGGCAACGTTCCGGTCACCCTCACCAACGACGGCAGCCGTCCGTGCGCCTTCGACGGCTTCCCGGGCATCGAGCTGACCGGCGGCGACACCGGCTGGAAGGTGCCCGACCAGGAGGGCGCGAACCCGGAGAAGGTGACGCTGCAGAAGGGCGACACCGCGACCTTCACGATCACGTATGTGCGCGGGAAGGCCGACGGCGCCGACAGCGCCACGGCGAAGAACGTGAAGATCACCGTTCCGGGCGCCGGTGACGCGCACAGCTATCCGTGGTCGTACGGCGAGGTCGCGCTGAAGGGCGGGAAGACCCCCGACGCCTCGGTGAGCCCGATCCAGGTCGCGGGCGACTGA
- a CDS encoding VOC family protein encodes MTITHASFVTLPVTDQDRALRFYTEVLGFQVTADLDVPQGRWLQVAPEGAQTVFTLSGPGMGDFEPGSARGIMLVTTDVHADCARLAEAGVSVQGPDDLPWGRMASFRDPDGNGLMLLTEAHG; translated from the coding sequence ATGACCATCACGCACGCTTCCTTCGTCACCCTCCCCGTCACCGACCAGGACCGCGCTCTGCGCTTCTACACCGAGGTCCTCGGGTTCCAGGTCACCGCGGACCTGGACGTGCCCCAGGGGCGCTGGCTCCAGGTCGCCCCCGAGGGCGCCCAGACCGTCTTCACGCTCTCCGGGCCGGGAATGGGCGATTTCGAGCCCGGCAGTGCCCGGGGGATCATGTTGGTCACGACCGATGTCCACGCCGACTGCGCCCGTCTGGCCGAGGCGGGTGTCTCCGTGCAGGGCCCGGACGACCTCCCCTGGGGCCGGATGGCGTCCTTCCGGGACCCGGACGGCAACGGTCTGATGCTGCTGACGGAGGCTCACGGATAG
- a CDS encoding ArsR/SmtB family transcription factor: protein MTTPGAGAGTAAEDRVFAALANGTRREVLRLLREKGPQPVQDLADHFAMRRPSLSEHLKVLREAGLVAEHRSGRQRIYRLQAAPLAEVQDWLHPYERFWREALKDLGDLLDRMPDDDQP, encoded by the coding sequence ATGACCACCCCCGGGGCCGGGGCGGGCACCGCCGCCGAGGACCGCGTCTTCGCCGCGCTCGCCAACGGCACGCGCCGCGAGGTGCTGCGCCTGCTGCGGGAGAAGGGGCCGCAGCCCGTCCAGGACCTGGCCGACCACTTCGCCATGCGCCGCCCGAGTCTGTCGGAGCACCTGAAGGTGCTGCGCGAGGCCGGTCTCGTCGCCGAGCATCGCTCCGGCCGGCAGCGCATCTACCGCCTTCAGGCCGCGCCGCTCGCCGAGGTGCAGGACTGGCTCCATCCGTACGAGCGGTTCTGGCGCGAGGCGCTGAAGGACCTCGGCGATCTGCTCGACCGCATGCCCGACGATGACCAGCCATGA
- a CDS encoding SRPBCC family protein gives MNTADDDLTTVRVEQFLPHPPAKVWRALTEPALLAQWQMPGSENFRLEVGHRYTMTSVPRPNARFSGTVEVRVLAYEPERMLRVRWADADPANPADWTITWTLEQEGRGTRLFLVHEGFDPDDPAQMMARKIMHGGWSSHVMRALGQTLDRL, from the coding sequence ATGAACACCGCAGACGACGATCTCACCACCGTCCGTGTCGAGCAGTTCCTGCCGCACCCGCCCGCCAAGGTCTGGCGTGCGCTCACCGAGCCCGCCCTGCTCGCCCAGTGGCAGATGCCCGGCAGCGAGAACTTCCGGCTCGAGGTCGGTCACCGCTACACGATGACCTCGGTGCCGCGGCCCAATGCGCGCTTCTCCGGCACCGTCGAGGTGCGGGTTCTCGCCTACGAGCCCGAACGGATGCTGCGCGTCCGCTGGGCCGACGCCGATCCCGCCAACCCCGCGGACTGGACCATCACATGGACATTGGAACAGGAAGGCCGTGGAACGCGTCTCTTCCTAGTGCACGAAGGGTTCGACCCGGACGACCCGGCACAGATGATGGCGCGGAAGATCATGCACGGGGGCTGGAGCTCGCATGTGATGCGAGCTCTGGGGCAGACGCTTGACCGACTGTAA
- a CDS encoding DUF397 domain-containing protein, giving the protein MDHDVCDVDDVYNGMAATELEGVAWQKSRHSNSQGSCVEFARLPGGEVAVRNSRFPDGPALVYTRAEIQAMLLGIKDGEFDHLIA; this is encoded by the coding sequence GTGGACCACGACGTGTGCGACGTGGACGACGTGTACAACGGCATGGCTGCGACGGAGCTGGAGGGAGTGGCCTGGCAGAAGAGCCGGCACAGCAACTCCCAGGGGTCATGCGTCGAGTTCGCCCGGCTGCCCGGGGGAGAGGTGGCGGTGCGCAACTCGCGCTTCCCCGACGGGCCCGCGCTGGTCTACACCCGCGCGGAGATCCAGGCGATGCTGCTGGGCATCAAGGACGGCGAGTTCGACCATCTGATCGCGTGA
- a CDS encoding ATP-binding protein — translation MLEPLRQGLPPLDPAAVSSAASCALPARLEAVREARRFTRATLGQWDVGERFDDVCLVVSELVTNALRHALPASAVRAGEQDPPVRLHLMRWTTRLVCAVRDPSHDSPVAGDSEDFSAESGRGLFLVESFADSWGWHPLAGTLSGKVVWALFRLSPAQVCPE, via the coding sequence ATGCTCGAGCCCTTACGGCAGGGACTTCCGCCGCTCGATCCCGCGGCCGTGTCCAGCGCCGCCTCCTGCGCCCTGCCCGCCCGCCTCGAAGCGGTGCGCGAGGCACGGCGGTTCACCAGGGCCACGCTCGGACAATGGGATGTGGGCGAGCGTTTCGACGACGTCTGCCTGGTGGTCTCCGAACTCGTGACCAACGCCCTGCGCCATGCCCTGCCGGCCTCCGCCGTGCGTGCGGGCGAGCAGGACCCGCCGGTACGACTGCACCTGATGCGCTGGACCACGCGCCTGGTGTGCGCCGTGCGCGACCCCAGCCATGACAGTCCGGTCGCCGGCGACTCGGAGGACTTCTCGGCCGAGTCGGGCCGCGGGCTGTTCCTCGTCGAGTCGTTCGCCGACAGCTGGGGCTGGCACCCGCTGGCGGGCACACTGAGCGGCAAGGTGGTCTGGGCGCTGTTCCGGCTGTCACCGGCACAGGTGTGCCCTGAGTGA